A genomic segment from Actinoplanes sichuanensis encodes:
- the ddaH gene encoding dimethylargininase translates to MSYTERLPRNRTYLMCPPEHFTVEYAINPWMDTTVAVDAGLALKQWEQLRTTLTGLGHVVHVLDPEPGLPDMVYSANGAFSVDGTVYGARFKYPQRSAEAVAHQAFYLAAESWRFVAPEQVNEGEGDFAYLPGAYGGIVLAGYGFRTDPAAHAEAQEALGRPVISLRLVDPAFYHLDTALAALDDRHVTYYPEAFSPASQRVLAQLFPDAVLADREDAEAFGLNLVSDGRHVILNTEAVAMGHKVRDAGYLPVHVDLSELKRGGGSVKCAVAELRP, encoded by the coding sequence ATGAGCTACACGGAGCGCTTGCCGCGAAACAGGACATATCTGATGTGTCCCCCTGAGCATTTCACGGTCGAGTACGCCATCAACCCCTGGATGGACACCACTGTCGCGGTCGACGCCGGCCTGGCGCTGAAGCAGTGGGAGCAGCTCCGCACCACGCTCACCGGCCTCGGTCACGTCGTGCACGTGCTGGACCCGGAGCCCGGTCTGCCGGACATGGTCTACTCCGCGAACGGCGCCTTCTCGGTCGACGGCACCGTCTACGGCGCCCGTTTCAAGTATCCCCAGCGCTCCGCCGAGGCCGTCGCCCATCAGGCGTTCTACCTGGCCGCCGAGAGCTGGCGGTTCGTCGCTCCAGAGCAGGTCAACGAGGGTGAGGGCGACTTCGCCTACCTGCCCGGTGCCTACGGTGGCATCGTGCTGGCCGGCTACGGCTTCCGCACCGACCCGGCCGCCCACGCCGAGGCACAGGAGGCGCTCGGCCGCCCGGTGATCTCGCTGCGCCTGGTCGACCCGGCCTTCTACCACCTGGACACGGCGCTCGCCGCCCTGGACGACAGGCACGTCACGTACTACCCGGAGGCCTTCTCGCCGGCCTCGCAGCGGGTCCTGGCCCAACTCTTCCCGGACGCGGTGCTCGCCGACCGGGAGGACGCCGAAGCCTTCGGCCTGAACCTGGTCAGCGACGGCCGCCATGTGATCCTCAACACCGAAGCGGTGGCGATGGGACACAAGGTGCGCGACGCCGGATACCTGCCGGTTCACGTGGATCTCTCGGAACTCAAGCGTGGCGGTGGCAGCGTGAAATGCGCCGTCGCGGAACTGCGGCCCTGA